A window of the Oscillospiraceae bacterium NTUH-002-81 genome harbors these coding sequences:
- a CDS encoding PhoH family protein yields MSIQETILQIPVEHQANVFGQFDQYIKKIERAMNVTVIARDDTLKVLGRLEDTQRAARVFEQLLGLSVRGNTITEQNVDYTIALGFEEKEGAVAEMDQELICHTINGRPVKPKTLGQQNYVDQIRKKMIVFGIGPAGTGKTYLAMAMGITAFKNDEVGRIILTRPAIEAGEKLGFLPGDLQSKVDPYLRPLYDALYQIMGPESYMKNMEKGLIEVAPLAYMRGRTLDNAFIILDEAQNTTPAQMKMFLTRIGFGSKVIITGDSTQKDLPPGTVSGLDVAEKVLSKVDDIGFCYLTSKDVVRHPLVQKIVKAYEDYEHREQYKEKRDKRRERKGDRDRKGKGRKQQ; encoded by the coding sequence ATGAGTATACAGGAAACCATTCTTCAGATCCCGGTCGAGCACCAGGCAAATGTGTTCGGCCAGTTTGATCAGTATATCAAGAAAATCGAGCGTGCCATGAATGTCACCGTCATCGCCAGGGACGATACCCTGAAGGTGCTGGGGCGCCTGGAGGATACCCAGCGGGCAGCCCGGGTGTTTGAACAGCTCCTGGGACTTTCTGTCCGGGGCAACACCATCACGGAACAGAACGTGGACTACACCATTGCCCTGGGCTTTGAGGAAAAGGAGGGGGCCGTGGCCGAGATGGATCAGGAGCTGATCTGCCACACCATCAACGGCCGCCCGGTGAAGCCCAAGACGCTGGGACAGCAAAATTACGTGGATCAGATCCGCAAGAAGATGATTGTCTTCGGCATCGGCCCTGCCGGTACCGGCAAGACGTATCTGGCCATGGCCATGGGCATCACCGCTTTCAAAAATGACGAGGTGGGCCGGATCATCCTGACCAGACCGGCCATTGAGGCGGGAGAGAAGCTGGGCTTTCTGCCCGGTGACCTGCAGAGCAAGGTAGATCCGTATCTGCGACCCCTCTACGACGCCCTGTATCAGATCATGGGGCCGGAGAGCTATATGAAAAATATGGAAAAAGGGCTCATTGAGGTGGCGCCCCTGGCTTATATGCGCGGTCGGACGCTGGACAACGCCTTTATCATTCTGGATGAGGCCCAGAATACCACCCCGGCCCAGATGAAAATGTTCCTGACCCGTATCGGGTTTGGCTCCAAGGTGATCATCACCGGCGACTCTACCCAGAAGGATCTGCCGCCGGGCACGGTATCCGGCCTGGATGTGGCGGAGAAGGTGCTGAGCAAGGTGGACGATATCGGCTTCTGTTATCTCACCAGCAAGGACGTGGTGCGTCATCCGCTGGTACAGAAGATCGTCAAGGCTTACGAGGATTATGAGCACCGGGAACAGTATAAGGAGAAACGGGACAAACGGCGAGAGCGCAAAGGTGACCGTGACCGAAAAGGAAAAGGGAGGAAACAGCAGTGA
- the ybeY gene encoding rRNA maturation RNase YbeY, whose translation MTIRVETEVTDPALDFDYEKIAEQVIVAALDYEDCPYEAEVDLTLTTDEEIHKVNKEFRGIDRPTDVLSFPLLEYETPADFSRVEEDQADCFNPESGELMLGDIMISLDKVAEQAEKYGHSRLREYAFLIAHSMLHLMGYDHEDADMARDMEQRQEAILDSLGIRR comes from the coding sequence GTGACCATCCGTGTAGAGACAGAGGTGACCGATCCGGCACTGGATTTTGATTATGAGAAAATTGCAGAACAGGTGATCGTGGCTGCGCTGGATTATGAAGACTGCCCGTATGAGGCGGAGGTTGACCTGACCCTGACCACCGATGAGGAGATCCACAAGGTAAATAAGGAATTCCGGGGCATCGACCGCCCTACGGATGTGCTTTCTTTTCCGCTGCTGGAATATGAGACACCGGCGGATTTTTCCCGGGTGGAGGAAGACCAGGCGGACTGTTTCAACCCGGAGAGCGGGGAGCTGATGCTGGGAGACATTATGATCTCTCTGGACAAGGTGGCAGAGCAGGCGGAGAAATACGGCCACTCCAGACTCCGGGAATATGCTTTCCTGATCGCCCACAGTATGTTACACTTAATGGGCTATGACCATGAGGATGCGGACATGGCCAGAGATATGGAGCAGCGCCAGGAAGCCATTCTGGACAGCTTAGGCATCCGCAGATAG
- a CDS encoding polysaccharide biosynthesis protein: MADNRNKKKNSSNYLKQGSILAVASIFVRVIGMLYRIPVTRIIGNEGNSFYSSAFDIYTIMLLVSSYSIPLAVAKQVSARNARGEYRNAQRVFHGAMVFALVTGIATSVITFFGAGFFTDKVLHTPESAFALRILAPALLILAIMGVFRGYFQGQETMVPTAVSQLAEQVVNAIVSIGAAMIFVKMGANVDKILGTTTASAAYGAGGSTLGTTMGALAGLLFLVFVYVTGRRRTARRVKADRTKHRESNAEIMKVLILTIIPVVLSTAIYNISGIIDQGVYKALSLDMGVTSSAVNTSWGIFSGKFKTLTNVPIAIANALVSSTIPGLTMCMVERHYKEARRKIQTSIRFTMVLTIPCAVGMGVLAGPILKLLYNDPDPDAVAMAVRMFQVGVVSIVLYAMSTLSNGILQGINQMRLPVIHSAVALVLHLGVLYVMLTKFHMGIYGVIQANNLFALLMCLMNGIAIRRHIGYRQELMRTFIIPGICSGFMGLAVFGLYKLLALFAGNAISTVLSIGVGACIYGALLLMLRGITKKELLEFPKGKTLYRIARKFHLM, translated from the coding sequence ATGGCAGACAACAGAAACAAGAAGAAAAACAGTTCCAACTATTTAAAACAGGGAAGCATCCTTGCGGTTGCTTCCATTTTCGTGCGTGTCATCGGCATGCTGTACCGGATCCCGGTGACGCGTATCATCGGCAACGAGGGCAACAGCTTCTATTCCAGTGCCTTTGACATTTACACCATCATGCTGCTGGTGTCCTCCTACAGCATTCCACTGGCCGTGGCCAAGCAGGTGTCGGCGAGAAATGCCAGAGGGGAATACCGCAATGCCCAGAGAGTGTTCCACGGCGCCATGGTATTTGCCCTGGTGACCGGTATCGCCACCTCGGTGATCACCTTTTTTGGTGCGGGATTTTTCACAGACAAGGTGCTGCACACACCGGAGAGCGCCTTTGCCCTGCGGATCCTGGCACCGGCGCTTCTGATCCTGGCCATCATGGGCGTGTTCCGCGGGTATTTCCAGGGGCAGGAGACCATGGTGCCCACGGCAGTGAGCCAGCTGGCGGAGCAGGTGGTCAACGCCATTGTCAGCATCGGCGCCGCCATGATCTTTGTGAAAATGGGAGCCAATGTGGACAAGATCCTGGGTACCACTACGGCATCCGCAGCCTACGGGGCAGGCGGCAGCACGCTGGGTACCACCATGGGTGCGCTGGCAGGCCTTCTGTTCCTCGTATTTGTCTACGTTACCGGCAGACGCCGGACAGCCAGACGGGTGAAGGCAGACCGGACCAAGCACCGGGAGAGCAACGCGGAGATCATGAAGGTGCTCATCCTCACCATCATTCCGGTGGTACTGAGTACCGCCATTTACAACATCAGCGGCATCATCGACCAGGGCGTTTACAAGGCGTTAAGCCTGGATATGGGCGTCACCAGCTCGGCGGTGAACACCTCCTGGGGTATCTTCTCCGGCAAGTTCAAGACGCTGACCAATGTGCCCATCGCCATTGCCAACGCGCTGGTGTCCTCCACGATCCCGGGGCTTACCATGTGTATGGTGGAGCGGCATTATAAGGAAGCAAGACGGAAGATCCAGACCTCCATCCGTTTCACCATGGTGCTGACGATCCCATGCGCGGTGGGCATGGGCGTGCTGGCAGGGCCGATCCTGAAGCTTCTGTACAACGACCCGGATCCGGACGCCGTGGCCATGGCCGTGCGCATGTTCCAGGTGGGCGTCGTTTCCATCGTGCTTTATGCCATGTCAACGTTAAGTAACGGTATTTTGCAGGGCATCAACCAGATGCGGCTGCCGGTGATCCACTCGGCGGTGGCGCTGGTGCTTCATCTGGGCGTGCTGTATGTGATGCTGACAAAGTTTCACATGGGCATCTACGGTGTTATTCAGGCCAACAACCTGTTTGCTCTGCTCATGTGCCTCATGAATGGCATCGCCATCCGGCGGCACATCGGTTACCGGCAGGAGCTCATGCGGACGTTCATCATTCCGGGCATCTGCTCCGGCTTCATGGGGCTGGCGGTGTTCGGCCTGTACAAGCTGCTGGCGCTGTTTGCAGGCAATGCCATTTCCACGGTGCTTTCCATTGGCGTGGGCGCCTGCATTTACGGGGCGCTGCTGCTCATGCTGCGGGGCATTACGAAGAAGGAGCTGCTGGAATTCCCCAAGGGAAAGACGCTGTACCGGATCGCGAGAAAGTTTCATCTGATGTAA
- a CDS encoding DUF896 domain-containing protein has translation MDKKKIDRINELYRKSKAEGLTSAERSEQALLRREYVEAFKQNLRGQLNNIDIKEKDGSIVNLGEKYGSKKGN, from the coding sequence ATTGATAAGAAAAAGATCGACCGGATCAATGAATTATACCGCAAATCCAAGGCCGAAGGTCTGACCAGTGCGGAGCGTTCCGAACAGGCGCTGCTGCGCCGGGAGTACGTGGAGGCGTTCAAACAGAACCTGCGGGGCCAGTTGAACAATATTGATATCAAGGAGAAAGATGGCTCCATCGTCAACCTTGGAGAAAAATATGGCAGCAAAAAAGGAAATTAG
- a CDS encoding 5-formyltetrahydrofolate cyclo-ligase, translating into MAAKKEIRQRLLAMRSACPKEERTRQSADIARQVLAHPAYHSCGTLFSYVPFRQEVDTWPVMRTALAEGKTVAVPKVEGREMTFYRITGEADLAPGSFGILEPKESCPAIWPAAGDVMLLPGAAFDREGHRIGYGGGYYDRYLEQYPVPVKLGICFAFQLVDAIPAETFDQAADVVICPHTDHMREELQ; encoded by the coding sequence ATGGCAGCAAAAAAGGAAATTAGGCAGAGGCTTCTTGCCATGCGAAGTGCCTGCCCGAAGGAGGAACGCACCAGACAGTCAGCGGACATTGCCCGGCAGGTGCTGGCACATCCGGCGTATCACAGCTGTGGGACGCTTTTTTCATATGTGCCGTTCCGGCAGGAGGTGGACACCTGGCCGGTCATGCGCACCGCGCTGGCCGAAGGGAAGACCGTGGCTGTGCCGAAGGTGGAGGGCCGGGAGATGACCTTTTACCGGATTACAGGGGAGGCGGATCTTGCCCCGGGAAGTTTCGGCATTCTGGAACCAAAGGAGAGCTGTCCGGCGATATGGCCAGCGGCAGGGGATGTGATGCTGCTGCCCGGCGCAGCCTTTGACCGGGAAGGGCACCGCATCGGCTACGGAGGCGGCTACTATGACCGGTATCTGGAACAGTATCCGGTGCCGGTAAAGCTTGGCATCTGCTTTGCTTTTCAGCTGGTGGACGCCATTCCTGCGGAAACCTTTGACCAGGCGGCGGATGTGGTCATCTGCCCACACACAGACCATATGAGGGAGGAATTACAATGA
- the miaB gene encoding tRNA (N6-isopentenyl adenosine(37)-C2)-methylthiotransferase MiaB, producing the protein MENNETERQYYFMEAVKQEVQALADKLGRAPTYHVTTFGCQMNARDSEKLSGILETVGYVFSESEEADFVLFNTCTVRENANQRVYGRLGILHNLKKKHPHMLVAVCGCMMQEPEEVERIRKTYRFVDIVFGTHNIFLLAELLHKRFATGKMVVDVWKDTDQIVEDLPNIRKYSFKSGVNIMFGCNNFCSYCIVPYVRGRERSREPEDILNEIRRQAQDGVVEVMLLGQNVNSYGKTLEQPMTFAALLREVEKIDGIQRIRFMTSHPKDLSDELIETMRDSKKICRHLHLPLQSGSTRVLGLMNRRYTKESYLALAEKLKREIPDLSLTTDIIVGFPGETEEDFQDTLDVVRRVRYDSAFTFLYSKRSGTPAAAMEGQIPDDVAHERFNRLLKEVQHISAEMTGRFEGETQPVLVEEVNGQHPELMTGKLSNNITVHFPGTPDLIGKIVPVYLKKNCGFYYMGELR; encoded by the coding sequence ATGGAAAATAACGAAACAGAGCGCCAGTATTATTTCATGGAAGCGGTGAAGCAGGAAGTACAGGCGCTGGCAGACAAGCTGGGGCGTGCCCCGACCTATCATGTCACAACCTTCGGCTGTCAGATGAACGCCAGAGATTCCGAGAAGCTGTCGGGTATTCTGGAAACGGTGGGTTACGTTTTCAGCGAATCCGAGGAAGCGGACTTTGTGCTGTTCAACACGTGCACCGTCCGGGAAAATGCCAACCAGCGGGTATACGGGCGGCTGGGCATTCTTCATAATCTGAAGAAAAAGCATCCGCACATGCTGGTGGCGGTCTGCGGCTGCATGATGCAGGAGCCCGAGGAAGTGGAGAGGATCAGGAAGACCTACCGGTTTGTGGATATTGTGTTTGGGACGCACAATATTTTCCTGCTGGCAGAACTTCTGCACAAACGGTTTGCCACCGGAAAGATGGTGGTGGATGTCTGGAAGGATACGGATCAGATCGTTGAGGATCTGCCGAATATCAGGAAATACAGCTTTAAATCAGGTGTGAATATCATGTTCGGCTGCAATAATTTCTGCAGTTACTGTATCGTTCCCTATGTGCGGGGACGGGAGCGCAGCCGGGAACCGGAAGATATTTTAAATGAGATCAGAAGACAGGCACAGGATGGTGTCGTTGAGGTCATGCTTTTGGGACAGAACGTGAATTCCTATGGAAAAACGTTAGAGCAGCCGATGACATTTGCCGCACTTCTGCGGGAGGTGGAGAAGATTGACGGGATCCAGCGTATCCGTTTCATGACTTCCCACCCCAAGGATTTATCCGATGAGCTCATTGAGACCATGCGGGATTCCAAGAAAATCTGCCGTCATCTGCACCTGCCGCTGCAGTCAGGAAGCACGCGGGTTCTGGGACTGATGAACCGCAGATACACGAAGGAGAGCTATCTGGCTCTGGCGGAGAAGTTAAAGCGGGAGATTCCCGATCTTTCCCTGACCACGGATATCATCGTGGGCTTCCCCGGGGAGACCGAGGAGGATTTTCAGGATACGCTGGATGTGGTAAGGCGTGTGCGGTACGACAGTGCCTTTACCTTTTTATATTCGAAACGCAGCGGGACTCCGGCGGCTGCTATGGAAGGGCAGATCCCGGACGACGTGGCGCATGAGCGGTTCAACCGCCTTTTGAAGGAAGTACAACATATTTCTGCCGAGATGACAGGGCGTTTTGAAGGAGAGACGCAGCCGGTACTGGTGGAGGAAGTGAACGGACAGCACCCGGAACTCATGACCGGCAAGCTTTCCAACAACATCACCGTACATTTTCCGGGTACGCCGGATCTGATCGGCAAGATCGTTCCTGTATATCTGAAAAAGAACTGCGGCTTTTATTATATGGGCGAATTACGATAG
- a CDS encoding SulP family inorganic anion transporter, with protein sequence MGQFQPKIVECMKHYSKNQLVKDIFAGILVAVIAFPLSVALAISSGLSPEKGLYSAIIGGFFVSLFGGSKVNIGGITAATVMTVFTIVDEYGLAGLAAASIMAGVILILMGLFRLGGLLKYIPRTITLGFTAAIGVGIFTNQIKGFFGLQIETVPVKFLEKMPVLFGAASTFRPAAVLVGAASIVILLVLPKINDKIPNSLAAILIMTPVVTIFKIPVSTIHSVYGDLPTHFPYPEIHMLSLETLVDLLPLSVTLAILIAIVSLLACSVTDGLMGEKHNSNQELIAEGIANIFCGIFGAAPVAGAVARASNNVKNGGRTPIAGMVHSVVVTLILLFLMPLAGYIPMPVLSAVLIVVAVNMCNIKEFVYIGKHAPRSDFLVLMVTLFCGVLVDLLFAVEVGIILTAFLLMKRMADVAEIQNYVYVGNSGNPDSDLDAPNPEDEIIRSLPEHTLVYRFLGPLFFAAADNFDIITTPDTLKYMILQMRSVPALDGAAMRHLNNLRKHCVEQGIALVLCGVQEQPMRAMKRYGLVKALGEDNICCNLVAAADRVKALDAKNSAAE encoded by the coding sequence ATGGGCCAATTTCAGCCTAAAATCGTGGAATGCATGAAGCACTATTCGAAAAATCAGCTGGTGAAAGACATTTTTGCAGGAATTCTGGTGGCGGTCATCGCCTTTCCGCTGTCTGTGGCACTGGCAATTTCTTCGGGTTTAAGTCCTGAAAAAGGACTCTATTCTGCCATCATCGGCGGCTTTTTTGTATCGCTGTTCGGCGGAAGTAAAGTAAACATCGGCGGCATCACAGCGGCGACAGTCATGACTGTCTTTACCATTGTGGATGAATATGGACTGGCAGGACTGGCAGCGGCTTCCATCATGGCTGGTGTGATTTTGATCCTTATGGGCCTGTTCCGTCTGGGCGGCCTGCTGAAATATATTCCGAGAACGATCACCTTAGGGTTTACCGCCGCCATTGGCGTGGGTATTTTCACAAATCAGATCAAGGGCTTCTTCGGCCTCCAGATCGAGACAGTGCCGGTGAAGTTCCTGGAGAAAATGCCGGTCCTTTTCGGCGCGGCATCTACGTTCCGGCCGGCAGCTGTGCTGGTGGGCGCGGCATCCATCGTTATTCTTCTCGTTCTGCCGAAGATCAACGATAAGATCCCCAACTCTCTGGCGGCCATTCTCATCATGACGCCGGTGGTGACGATCTTCAAAATTCCGGTATCCACCATTCATTCGGTATACGGCGATCTGCCCACCCATTTTCCGTACCCTGAGATTCACATGCTCTCCCTGGAGACACTGGTGGATCTGCTGCCGCTGTCTGTGACACTGGCAATCCTCATAGCCATTGTTTCTCTGCTGGCCTGCTCGGTGACGGATGGACTTATGGGCGAGAAGCACAACTCCAATCAGGAACTCATTGCAGAGGGCATTGCCAATATTTTCTGCGGAATTTTCGGCGCAGCGCCGGTGGCAGGCGCCGTGGCCCGTGCATCCAACAACGTGAAAAACGGCGGCCGCACCCCCATCGCGGGTATGGTGCACAGTGTGGTTGTCACGCTGATCCTGCTGTTCCTTATGCCGCTGGCGGGCTATATTCCCATGCCGGTGCTGTCAGCGGTACTTATTGTGGTGGCTGTGAATATGTGCAATATCAAAGAATTTGTTTATATCGGAAAGCATGCGCCGAGATCTGATTTTCTTGTACTGATGGTAACGCTGTTCTGTGGCGTGCTGGTAGATCTTTTGTTTGCAGTAGAGGTAGGGATCATCCTGACAGCCTTTCTGCTGATGAAACGGATGGCAGATGTGGCAGAGATCCAGAACTATGTGTATGTGGGCAACAGCGGCAATCCTGACAGCGATCTGGATGCGCCGAACCCGGAGGACGAGATCATCCGAAGTCTGCCGGAGCACACGTTGGTATACCGGTTCTTAGGGCCGTTGTTTTTTGCGGCTGCGGACAATTTTGATATCATTACCACTCCGGATACGCTGAAATACATGATTCTGCAGATGAGAAGTGTACCGGCGCTGGACGGTGCAGCCATGCGGCATCTCAATAATCTGCGCAAGCACTGCGTGGAGCAGGGGATTGCGCTGGTGCTGTGCGGCGTCCAGGAGCAGCCCATGCGTGCCATGAAGCGTTATGGCCTGGTGAAAGCACTGGGAGAGGACAATATCTGCTGCAATCTGGTGGCTGCGGCTGACAGGGTGAAAGCGCTGGATGCGAAAAACAGCGCGGCAGAATAA
- a CDS encoding GNAT family N-acetyltransferase — MQEGSETPLSHMPYLVCEIDGKIVGYAYASLYRSRAAYDWDCELSVYLEEDYHRGGIGKMLYRLLFALLEQMHYRHAYACITSPNPESIDFHAAMGFQHVAFFPGLRLQGRQMARHCMDGLRAGGQPGAAPSGDTHRTGGACLY; from the coding sequence TTGCAGGAAGGATCCGAAACACCCCTTTCCCACATGCCTTATCTGGTGTGTGAGATCGACGGAAAGATCGTGGGCTACGCCTACGCCTCCCTGTACCGGAGCCGGGCAGCCTATGACTGGGACTGCGAGCTGTCTGTCTATCTGGAGGAGGATTATCACAGAGGCGGCATTGGCAAGATGCTGTACCGCCTGCTGTTTGCTCTTCTTGAGCAGATGCATTACCGCCATGCCTATGCCTGCATCACCTCCCCGAACCCGGAGAGCATTGATTTCCATGCTGCCATGGGCTTCCAGCACGTGGCATTTTTCCCCGGCCTGCGGCTACAAGGACGGCAAATGGCACGACATTGTATGGATGGATTACGTGCTGGAGGACAGCCAGGAGCCGCCCCTTCCGGTGACACCCATCGGACAGGTGGAGCCTGCCTTTATTGA
- the mutS gene encoding DNA mismatch repair protein MutS → MMRHYLDTKEQYKDCILFYRLGDFYEMFFDDAVTVSRELELTLTGKDCGQEERAPMCGVPYHAAETYLNRLVAKGYKVAICEQVEDPKLAKGMVKREVVRVVTPGTNLNTQALDETKNNYIMCIVYLADRYGVSLADVSTGEYFLTEVSSAKKMEDEIIKFSPAEIICNEPLLMSGTDLDALKDRLGISVFPLDAAYFDDEQCRRALLEHFQVASMEALGLGDYTLGVLAAGALMRYLLDTQKNSLSQMTRLVPYSTGKYMVLDSSTRRNLELTETLREKQKRGSLLWVLDKTKTAMGARMLRTYIEQPLLEKETIEARLDAIEELNNNAIMREEIREYLNPVYDLERLVSRITYQSANPRDLVAFKSSLSMLPAIKYLLKDSVCGELKTVEEELDALEDVHALISKAIVDEPPMIVREGGIIKEGYNEEVDKLRQAKTEGKNWLAQLEEQERERTGIKNLRIKYNKVFGYYLEVTNSYKDLVPDDYMRKQTLTNAERYITPKLKELEDMILGAEDKLFSLEYDLFADVRDQIGREVLRIQKTARAIARLDVYASLSLVAERENYVRPSINEKGLIDIRGGRHPVVEKMISNDMFIANDTYLDNNKNRISIITGPNMAGKSTYMRQTALIVLMAQIGSFVPAQKAKIGIVDRIFTRVGASDDLASGQSTFMVEMTEVANILRNATANSLLILDEIGRGTSTFDGLSIAWAVVEHISNPRLLGAKTLFATHYHELTELEGKLSSVNNYCIAVKEKGDDIVFLRKIVKGGADKSYGIQVAKLAGVPDNVIQRAKEIIHQLVDADITQRVHEIEVVQGSAVKKKPVTYDEVDMEQMSLFDTVKDDDILKELKELDISNLTPLDALNTLNRLQSKLRNRW, encoded by the coding sequence ATGATGCGTCATTACCTGGACACCAAGGAGCAGTATAAGGACTGTATCCTGTTTTATCGTCTGGGCGATTTTTATGAAATGTTTTTTGACGATGCGGTGACAGTGTCCAGAGAGCTGGAGCTGACCCTCACCGGCAAGGACTGCGGACAGGAAGAGCGGGCGCCCATGTGCGGTGTGCCCTACCATGCCGCCGAGACGTATCTGAACCGGCTGGTGGCCAAGGGCTACAAGGTGGCTATCTGTGAACAGGTGGAGGATCCCAAGCTTGCCAAGGGCATGGTGAAACGGGAGGTTGTCCGGGTGGTGACGCCGGGCACGAACCTGAACACCCAGGCGCTGGATGAGACGAAAAACAACTACATCATGTGTATCGTGTATCTGGCAGATCGCTACGGGGTGTCCCTGGCGGACGTGTCTACCGGTGAATATTTCCTTACCGAGGTTTCCAGTGCCAAGAAAATGGAGGATGAGATCATCAAGTTTTCTCCGGCGGAGATCATCTGCAACGAGCCGCTGCTCATGAGCGGCACCGATCTGGACGCCCTGAAAGACCGGCTGGGCATTTCCGTGTTCCCGCTGGATGCGGCCTATTTTGACGATGAGCAGTGCCGGCGGGCGTTGCTGGAGCATTTTCAGGTGGCTTCCATGGAGGCGCTGGGACTGGGGGATTACACTCTGGGTGTGCTGGCGGCGGGCGCACTTATGCGGTATCTTCTGGATACCCAGAAAAACAGCCTGTCCCAGATGACCCGACTGGTGCCTTATTCCACAGGAAAATATATGGTGCTGGACAGCTCCACCCGGCGGAATCTGGAGCTGACAGAGACATTGCGGGAAAAACAGAAACGGGGTTCCCTTCTGTGGGTGCTGGACAAGACAAAGACGGCCATGGGTGCCCGGATGCTGCGCACCTACATCGAACAGCCGCTGCTGGAAAAAGAGACCATTGAGGCCCGGCTGGATGCCATCGAGGAGCTGAACAACAACGCCATCATGCGGGAGGAGATCCGGGAATACTTAAATCCCGTGTATGACCTGGAGCGGCTGGTGAGCCGGATCACCTACCAGTCGGCCAATCCCCGGGATCTGGTGGCGTTCAAGAGTTCCCTTTCCATGCTGCCCGCCATCAAATATCTGCTGAAAGACAGTGTATGCGGGGAACTGAAAACGGTGGAGGAGGAGCTGGACGCCCTGGAGGATGTGCATGCGCTCATCAGTAAAGCCATCGTGGATGAACCGCCCATGATCGTCCGGGAAGGCGGCATCATCAAGGAAGGCTACAATGAAGAGGTGGACAAGCTGCGGCAGGCCAAGACCGAAGGAAAGAACTGGCTGGCCCAGCTGGAAGAGCAGGAGCGGGAGCGCACCGGCATCAAAAACCTTCGCATCAAATATAACAAGGTGTTCGGCTATTATCTGGAAGTGACCAATTCCTATAAGGATCTGGTGCCGGACGACTATATGCGCAAGCAGACGCTGACCAACGCGGAGCGCTACATCACCCCGAAACTCAAGGAGCTGGAGGATATGATCCTGGGCGCCGAGGACAAGCTGTTTTCTCTGGAATATGACCTGTTTGCCGATGTGCGGGATCAGATCGGCCGGGAAGTACTGCGCATCCAGAAAACGGCCCGGGCCATTGCCCGGCTGGACGTGTATGCCTCCCTTTCCCTGGTGGCGGAGCGGGAAAACTATGTGCGTCCTTCCATCAACGAGAAGGGGCTCATCGACATCCGCGGCGGCAGACACCCGGTGGTGGAAAAAATGATCTCCAACGATATGTTCATCGCCAATGACACCTATCTGGATAACAACAAAAACCGGATTTCCATCATCACCGGCCCCAACATGGCCGGAAAATCCACCTACATGCGGCAGACCGCCCTCATTGTGCTCATGGCGCAGATCGGCAGCTTTGTCCCGGCCCAGAAGGCCAAGATCGGCATTGTGGACCGGATATTCACCCGGGTGGGCGCATCGGACGATCTGGCATCCGGCCAGAGTACGTTCATGGTGGAGATGACCGAGGTGGCCAACATCCTGCGAAACGCTACGGCCAACAGCCTGCTCATCTTAGATGAGATTGGCAGAGGCACCAGCACCTTCGACGGCCTGTCCATCGCCTGGGCGGTGGTGGAGCACATCAGCAATCCGCGGCTTCTGGGGGCCAAGACGCTGTTTGCCACCCATTATCACGAGCTGACGGAACTGGAAGGAAAGCTGTCCAGCGTGAACAATTACTGTATCGCCGTAAAAGAAAAGGGCGACGATATCGTTTTCCTGCGAAAGATTGTCAAAGGCGGCGCAGATAAGAGCTACGGCATTCAGGTTGCCAAGCTGGCCGGGGTGCCCGACAACGTGATCCAGCGGGCCAAGGAGATCATCCATCAGCTGGTGGATGCGGACATCACCCAGCGGGTACACGAGATCGAAGTGGTACAGGGCAGCGCGGTGAAGAAAAAGCCCGTCACCTACGATGAGGTGGACATGGAGCAGATGTCCCTGTTTGATACGGTAAAAGATGACGATATTCTCAAGGAGTTAAAAGAACTGGATATTTCCAATCTGACGCCGCTGGATGCGCTGAACACGCTGAACCGGCTGCAGAGCAAGCTGCGCAACCGGTGGTAA